A single genomic interval of Argopecten irradians isolate NY chromosome 8, Ai_NY, whole genome shotgun sequence harbors:
- the LOC138330329 gene encoding PHD finger protein 13-like — protein MTDDIFKAPRNRRPMNRHDFEHSVGVPPSKRKKTKEDFYTFCTMILEYTQYESHRQEELRAQNNISPLDSSGSTAESYSSDTTVSAGSPGRLELSNHLDMADSDNSHYMDDDAYRYSDSEFHEGRGMQDDESWELITCFCLKPYAGRPMIECSDCNTWIHLSCAKIRKNNIPDTYICQNCRDSRYTKRKSNRIRTENNKFNV, from the exons ATGACAGATGACATATTTAAAG CTCCCCGGAATAGGAGGCCCATGAATAGACACGATTTTGAG CACTCGGTGGGTGTGCCTCCAAGTAAACGGAAGAAAACGAAGGAAGATTTTTATACGTTTTGTACTATGATATTGGAATATACACAGTATGAATCCCATAGACAAGAG GAATTACGAGCACAAAACAACATCAGTCCCTTAGACAGTAGCGGCAGTACAGCAGAAAGTTACTCCTCAGATACAACAGTGTCCGCGGGAAGTCCAGGCCGCCTCGAGTTATCAAACCACTTAGACATGGCAGATTCTG ATAACTCGCACTATATGGACGATGACGCCTATAGATACAGTGATTCAGAGTTTCATGAGGGTCGCGGAATGCAAG ATGATGAGTCCTGGGAGTTGATTACGTGCTTTTGTTTGAAACCCTACGCGGGACGACCAATGATTGAGTGCTCGGACTGTAATACGTGGATTCACTTGTCGTGTGCAAAAATACGCAAAAACAACATCCCCGATACCTACATCTGTCAAAACTGTAGAGACTCTCGCTACACAAAAAGGAAATCAAACCGAATACGGACTGAAAACAACAAATTCAACGTATAG